The following coding sequences are from one Salvia hispanica cultivar TCC Black 2014 chromosome 3, UniMelb_Shisp_WGS_1.0, whole genome shotgun sequence window:
- the LOC125215569 gene encoding nucleolin 1-like isoform X2, whose protein sequence is MDLSSPEKVRKRAIEAELVSAKKQKLAENVTETIEIQKKVDTYSLADDCCSKPQHCIEGKVSGVDVHIVSVLEEKINVLDEDTVSAEEGHIAAAFEIDEPNYDVDSCFRGETSLCEDVPAAISLSKNDTTDLQKNKEESSNLSSPPPSTMDSLVSVEEKDNSKIYEFDSAHETNNDDNVDTAQDEDMTNQELELDDETSSSDDDLQTPTTPTEQTSGRKTLYVGNLSFSVEQEDLENFFKAAGEVVHIRFAMNSDETFKGYGYVEFASAEAAEKALHELNGKELLRRRVRLDFLKERGSVTRYNGCQGTESFQKGGNAQGRTVFVRGFSKSKCQHEIMKSLEEHFSSCGEVSKVSVPKDQDGCARGIAYIEFKERDAFIRALALHGSEFREGIMSVIEARPRGDSQNSVGSSRCCESERIGGRHGWNNFGGRSGLQDFRGRSGIRETGAWSGAGFGGQLNGRGASSHSSGRSVWGHSNGRYTTRGSNVRGPSCESSGRGVWGDSNGRGTWGNSRVFNGRGASSDTSGRRRDWGVSNGRGWGNSNGRGGCGNSSGGGSWADSSGRGVWGNSSAMGASHNSSGRGAWRDSSDRGVWSNSSGGGAWGNSSDRGVLGNSNATGASRSSSERGVWGDSSARGALRGSSGRGLWWGGSSERGASRGSSGRGLWGDSSDRGASHGSSGRGLWGDSSERGPSRGSRGRGLWGGSSEGGASRGSCGRGLWGSSNERGASRGYSGRGVWGNSSERGGWSNSRGRGDWGASSGRSGGWSNSRGRGVWPESNGRGILGSFTESNEVGGSGVCIGGGGGGQGTPTDPSIASPEAAIGNNTSLNNEGEVGDKMIN, encoded by the exons atggatttatctTCTCCGGAAAAAG TACGGAAGAGAGCCATTGAGGCGGAATTGGTGAGTGCTAAGAAGCAGAAGCTAGCGGAAAATGTGACTGAGACCatagaaattcaaaaaaaagtcGATACCTACTCCCTGGCAGATGATTGTTGTTCCAAGCCCCAGCACTGTATCGAG GGTAAAGTATCTGGAGTGGATGTGCACATAGTTTCAGTgttagaagaaaaaattaatgttttggACGAAGACACTGTCTCAGCTGAGGAGGGGCATATAGCTGCTGCCTTTGAGATAGATGAACCAAATTATGACGTTGACTCTTGCTTTCGGGGTGAAACCAGTTTGTGTGAGGATGTCCCTGCAGCTATATCGTTAAGTAAGAATGACACCACAGATCTCCAAAAGAATAAGGAAGAATCAA GCAACTTATCTTCTCCACCACCGAGTACAATGGACTCACTGGTTTCTGTCGAGGAGAAAGATAATTCGAAGATTTATGAATTTGACTCTGCTCATGAGACTAACAATGATGATAATGTTGATACAGCTCAGGATGAAGATATGACTAATCAGGAACTGGAATTAGATGATGAAACCAGTAGCTCAGACGATGAT CTCCAGACCCCTACCACTCCCACAGAGCAGACAAGTGGCAGAAAAACTTTGTATGTTGGGAATCTATCCTTCTCCGTTGAGCAAGAGGACCT CGAGAATTTCTTCAAAGCTGCTGGAGAAGTTGTTCATATTCGCTTTGCCATGAACTCCGATGAAACATTTAAAGGCTATGGTTATGTTGAATTTGCTTCTGCAGAAGCAGCAGAAAAG GCTCTTCACGAGTTGAATGGGAAAGAGTTGCTGCGACGTCGTGTAAGACTTGATTTTTTGAAGGAAAGAGGATCGGTTACCCGATACAATGG TTGTCAAGGAACAGAGTCTTTTCAGAAGGGAGGAAATGCTCAGGGGCGAACAGTATTTGTCCGTGGATTTAGTAAATCTAAATGTCAACATGAG ATCATGAAATCTCTGGAAGAGCATTTCAGTTCTTGTGGTGAGGTTTCAAAAGTTTCTGTTCCAAAAGATCAAGATGGTTGTGCTAGAGG CATTGCATATATAGAGTTCAAGGAAAGGGATGCTTTTATCAGAGCATTAGCATTGCATGGATCTGAATTTAGAGAGGGCATCATGTCTGTGATAGAGGCAAGGCCTAGAGGCGATAGTCAAAATAGCGTTGGCAGTAGCAGATGCTGTGAGAGTGAGAGGATTGGTGGGAGGCATGGTTGGAACAACTTTGGCGGAAGAAGTGGTTTACAGGACTTCAGAGGAAGAAGTGGCATTCGTGAGACTGGTGCTTGGTCTGGAGCTGGTTTTGGGGGGCAGTTGAATGGAAGAGGTGCTTCAAGCCACTCCAGTGGAAGAAGTGTTTGGGGGCACTCCAATGGAAGATATACTACTCGCGGCTCCAACGTAAGAGGTCCTTCATGTGAGTCCAGTGGAAGGGGTGTTTGGGGAGATTCCAATGGAAGAGGTACTTGGGGGAACTCCCGAGTCTTCAATGGCAGAGGTGCTTCGTCCGACACCAGTGGAAGAAGACGTGATTGGGGGGTCTCAAATGGAAGAGGTTGGGGGAACTCCAATGGAAGAGGTGGTTGTGGGAATTCCAGTGGAGGAGGTTCTTGGGCAGACTCCAGTGGTAGAGGTGTTTGGGGCAACTCCAGTGCCATGGGTGCTTCACACAACTCCAGTGGAAGAGGTGCTTGGCGAGACTCCAGTGATAGAGGTGTTTGGAGCAACTCCAGTGGAGGAGGTGCTTGGGGAAACTCCAGTGATAGAGGTGTTTTGGGAAATTCCAATGCCACAGGTGCTTCACGCAGCTCCAGTGAAAGAGGTGTTTGGGGAGACTCTAGTGCAAGAGGAGCATTGCGCGGCTCCAGTGGAAGAGGTTTGTGGTGGGGAGGCTCCAGTGAAAGAGGTGCTTCGCGCGGCTCCAGTGGAAGAGGTTTGTGGGGCGACTCCAGTGACAGAGGTGCTTCGCACGGCTCCAGTGGAAGAGGTTTGTGGGGCGACTCCAGTGAAAGAGGTCCTTCGCGCGGCTCCAGGGGAAGAGGTTTGTGGGGTGGCTCCAGTGAAGGAGGTGCTTCGCGCGGCTCCTGTGGAAGAGGTTTGTGGGGCAGCTCGAATGAAAGAGGTGCTTCTCGTGGCTACAGTGGAAGAGGTGTTTGGGGTAATTCCAGTGAAAGAGGTGGTTGGAGCAACTCCAGAGGAAGAGGTGATTGGGGGGCCTCTAGTGGAAGAAGTGGTGGTTGGAGCAACTCCAGGGGAAGAGGTGTTTGGCCGGAATCGAATGGAAGAGGTATTCTGGGCAGCTTTACTGAAAGTAATGAAGTTGGTGGAAGTGGTGTTTGCATTGGAGGTGGTGGCGGGGGACAAGGGACTCCAACCGATCCAAGTATTGCTTCACCTGAAGCTGCTATAG GAAATAATACGTCACTCAATAATGAAGGCGAGGTCGGGGATAAGATGATAAACTAG
- the LOC125215569 gene encoding nucleolin 2-like isoform X1: MDLSSPEKVRKRAIEAELVSAKKQKLAENVTETIEIQKKVDTYSLADDCCSKPQHCIEGKVSGVDVHIVSVLEEKINVLDEDTVSAEEGHIAAAFEIDEPNYDVDSCFRGETSLCEDVPAAISLSKNDTTDLQKNKEESSKDFVISYENAAFLNGDVTTGNLSSPPPSTMDSLVSVEEKDNSKIYEFDSAHETNNDDNVDTAQDEDMTNQELELDDETSSSDDDLQTPTTPTEQTSGRKTLYVGNLSFSVEQEDLENFFKAAGEVVHIRFAMNSDETFKGYGYVEFASAEAAEKALHELNGKELLRRRVRLDFLKERGSVTRYNGCQGTESFQKGGNAQGRTVFVRGFSKSKCQHEIMKSLEEHFSSCGEVSKVSVPKDQDGCARGIAYIEFKERDAFIRALALHGSEFREGIMSVIEARPRGDSQNSVGSSRCCESERIGGRHGWNNFGGRSGLQDFRGRSGIRETGAWSGAGFGGQLNGRGASSHSSGRSVWGHSNGRYTTRGSNVRGPSCESSGRGVWGDSNGRGTWGNSRVFNGRGASSDTSGRRRDWGVSNGRGWGNSNGRGGCGNSSGGGSWADSSGRGVWGNSSAMGASHNSSGRGAWRDSSDRGVWSNSSGGGAWGNSSDRGVLGNSNATGASRSSSERGVWGDSSARGALRGSSGRGLWWGGSSERGASRGSSGRGLWGDSSDRGASHGSSGRGLWGDSSERGPSRGSRGRGLWGGSSEGGASRGSCGRGLWGSSNERGASRGYSGRGVWGNSSERGGWSNSRGRGDWGASSGRSGGWSNSRGRGVWPESNGRGILGSFTESNEVGGSGVCIGGGGGGQGTPTDPSIASPEAAIGNNTSLNNEGEVGDKMIN, translated from the exons atggatttatctTCTCCGGAAAAAG TACGGAAGAGAGCCATTGAGGCGGAATTGGTGAGTGCTAAGAAGCAGAAGCTAGCGGAAAATGTGACTGAGACCatagaaattcaaaaaaaagtcGATACCTACTCCCTGGCAGATGATTGTTGTTCCAAGCCCCAGCACTGTATCGAG GGTAAAGTATCTGGAGTGGATGTGCACATAGTTTCAGTgttagaagaaaaaattaatgttttggACGAAGACACTGTCTCAGCTGAGGAGGGGCATATAGCTGCTGCCTTTGAGATAGATGAACCAAATTATGACGTTGACTCTTGCTTTCGGGGTGAAACCAGTTTGTGTGAGGATGTCCCTGCAGCTATATCGTTAAGTAAGAATGACACCACAGATCTCCAAAAGAATAAGGAAGAATCAAGTAAGGATTTTGTCATTTCCTACGAAAATGCAGCCTTTCTGAATGGGGATGTTACCACAGGCAACTTATCTTCTCCACCACCGAGTACAATGGACTCACTGGTTTCTGTCGAGGAGAAAGATAATTCGAAGATTTATGAATTTGACTCTGCTCATGAGACTAACAATGATGATAATGTTGATACAGCTCAGGATGAAGATATGACTAATCAGGAACTGGAATTAGATGATGAAACCAGTAGCTCAGACGATGAT CTCCAGACCCCTACCACTCCCACAGAGCAGACAAGTGGCAGAAAAACTTTGTATGTTGGGAATCTATCCTTCTCCGTTGAGCAAGAGGACCT CGAGAATTTCTTCAAAGCTGCTGGAGAAGTTGTTCATATTCGCTTTGCCATGAACTCCGATGAAACATTTAAAGGCTATGGTTATGTTGAATTTGCTTCTGCAGAAGCAGCAGAAAAG GCTCTTCACGAGTTGAATGGGAAAGAGTTGCTGCGACGTCGTGTAAGACTTGATTTTTTGAAGGAAAGAGGATCGGTTACCCGATACAATGG TTGTCAAGGAACAGAGTCTTTTCAGAAGGGAGGAAATGCTCAGGGGCGAACAGTATTTGTCCGTGGATTTAGTAAATCTAAATGTCAACATGAG ATCATGAAATCTCTGGAAGAGCATTTCAGTTCTTGTGGTGAGGTTTCAAAAGTTTCTGTTCCAAAAGATCAAGATGGTTGTGCTAGAGG CATTGCATATATAGAGTTCAAGGAAAGGGATGCTTTTATCAGAGCATTAGCATTGCATGGATCTGAATTTAGAGAGGGCATCATGTCTGTGATAGAGGCAAGGCCTAGAGGCGATAGTCAAAATAGCGTTGGCAGTAGCAGATGCTGTGAGAGTGAGAGGATTGGTGGGAGGCATGGTTGGAACAACTTTGGCGGAAGAAGTGGTTTACAGGACTTCAGAGGAAGAAGTGGCATTCGTGAGACTGGTGCTTGGTCTGGAGCTGGTTTTGGGGGGCAGTTGAATGGAAGAGGTGCTTCAAGCCACTCCAGTGGAAGAAGTGTTTGGGGGCACTCCAATGGAAGATATACTACTCGCGGCTCCAACGTAAGAGGTCCTTCATGTGAGTCCAGTGGAAGGGGTGTTTGGGGAGATTCCAATGGAAGAGGTACTTGGGGGAACTCCCGAGTCTTCAATGGCAGAGGTGCTTCGTCCGACACCAGTGGAAGAAGACGTGATTGGGGGGTCTCAAATGGAAGAGGTTGGGGGAACTCCAATGGAAGAGGTGGTTGTGGGAATTCCAGTGGAGGAGGTTCTTGGGCAGACTCCAGTGGTAGAGGTGTTTGGGGCAACTCCAGTGCCATGGGTGCTTCACACAACTCCAGTGGAAGAGGTGCTTGGCGAGACTCCAGTGATAGAGGTGTTTGGAGCAACTCCAGTGGAGGAGGTGCTTGGGGAAACTCCAGTGATAGAGGTGTTTTGGGAAATTCCAATGCCACAGGTGCTTCACGCAGCTCCAGTGAAAGAGGTGTTTGGGGAGACTCTAGTGCAAGAGGAGCATTGCGCGGCTCCAGTGGAAGAGGTTTGTGGTGGGGAGGCTCCAGTGAAAGAGGTGCTTCGCGCGGCTCCAGTGGAAGAGGTTTGTGGGGCGACTCCAGTGACAGAGGTGCTTCGCACGGCTCCAGTGGAAGAGGTTTGTGGGGCGACTCCAGTGAAAGAGGTCCTTCGCGCGGCTCCAGGGGAAGAGGTTTGTGGGGTGGCTCCAGTGAAGGAGGTGCTTCGCGCGGCTCCTGTGGAAGAGGTTTGTGGGGCAGCTCGAATGAAAGAGGTGCTTCTCGTGGCTACAGTGGAAGAGGTGTTTGGGGTAATTCCAGTGAAAGAGGTGGTTGGAGCAACTCCAGAGGAAGAGGTGATTGGGGGGCCTCTAGTGGAAGAAGTGGTGGTTGGAGCAACTCCAGGGGAAGAGGTGTTTGGCCGGAATCGAATGGAAGAGGTATTCTGGGCAGCTTTACTGAAAGTAATGAAGTTGGTGGAAGTGGTGTTTGCATTGGAGGTGGTGGCGGGGGACAAGGGACTCCAACCGATCCAAGTATTGCTTCACCTGAAGCTGCTATAG GAAATAATACGTCACTCAATAATGAAGGCGAGGTCGGGGATAAGATGATAAACTAG
- the LOC125215569 gene encoding protein RNA-directed DNA methylation 3-like isoform X4 yields MDLSSPEKVRKRAIEAELVSAKKQKLAENVTETIEIQKKVDTYSLADDCCSKPQHCIEGKVSGVDVHIVSVLEEKINVLDEDTVSAEEGHIAAAFEIDEPNYDVDSCFRGETSLCEDVPAAISLSKNDTTDLQKNKEESTQDEDMTNQELELDDETSSSDDDLQTPTTPTEQTSGRKTLYVGNLSFSVEQEDLENFFKAAGEVVHIRFAMNSDETFKGYGYVEFASAEAAEKALHELNGKELLRRRVRLDFLKERGSVTRYNGCQGTESFQKGGNAQGRTVFVRGFSKSKCQHEIMKSLEEHFSSCGEVSKVSVPKDQDGCARGIAYIEFKERDAFIRALALHGSEFREGIMSVIEARPRGDSQNSVGSSRCCESERIGGRHGWNNFGGRSGLQDFRGRSGIRETGAWSGAGFGGQLNGRGASSHSSGRSVWGHSNGRYTTRGSNVRGPSCESSGRGVWGDSNGRGTWGNSRVFNGRGASSDTSGRRRDWGVSNGRGWGNSNGRGGCGNSSGGGSWADSSGRGVWGNSSAMGASHNSSGRGAWRDSSDRGVWSNSSGGGAWGNSSDRGVLGNSNATGASRSSSERGVWGDSSARGALRGSSGRGLWWGGSSERGASRGSSGRGLWGDSSDRGASHGSSGRGLWGDSSERGPSRGSRGRGLWGGSSEGGASRGSCGRGLWGSSNERGASRGYSGRGVWGNSSERGGWSNSRGRGDWGASSGRSGGWSNSRGRGVWPESNGRGILGSFTESNEVGGSGVCIGGGGGGQGTPTDPSIASPEAAIGNNTSLNNEGEVGDKMIN; encoded by the exons atggatttatctTCTCCGGAAAAAG TACGGAAGAGAGCCATTGAGGCGGAATTGGTGAGTGCTAAGAAGCAGAAGCTAGCGGAAAATGTGACTGAGACCatagaaattcaaaaaaaagtcGATACCTACTCCCTGGCAGATGATTGTTGTTCCAAGCCCCAGCACTGTATCGAG GGTAAAGTATCTGGAGTGGATGTGCACATAGTTTCAGTgttagaagaaaaaattaatgttttggACGAAGACACTGTCTCAGCTGAGGAGGGGCATATAGCTGCTGCCTTTGAGATAGATGAACCAAATTATGACGTTGACTCTTGCTTTCGGGGTGAAACCAGTTTGTGTGAGGATGTCCCTGCAGCTATATCGTTAAGTAAGAATGACACCACAGATCTCCAAAAGAATAAGGAAGAATCAA CTCAGGATGAAGATATGACTAATCAGGAACTGGAATTAGATGATGAAACCAGTAGCTCAGACGATGAT CTCCAGACCCCTACCACTCCCACAGAGCAGACAAGTGGCAGAAAAACTTTGTATGTTGGGAATCTATCCTTCTCCGTTGAGCAAGAGGACCT CGAGAATTTCTTCAAAGCTGCTGGAGAAGTTGTTCATATTCGCTTTGCCATGAACTCCGATGAAACATTTAAAGGCTATGGTTATGTTGAATTTGCTTCTGCAGAAGCAGCAGAAAAG GCTCTTCACGAGTTGAATGGGAAAGAGTTGCTGCGACGTCGTGTAAGACTTGATTTTTTGAAGGAAAGAGGATCGGTTACCCGATACAATGG TTGTCAAGGAACAGAGTCTTTTCAGAAGGGAGGAAATGCTCAGGGGCGAACAGTATTTGTCCGTGGATTTAGTAAATCTAAATGTCAACATGAG ATCATGAAATCTCTGGAAGAGCATTTCAGTTCTTGTGGTGAGGTTTCAAAAGTTTCTGTTCCAAAAGATCAAGATGGTTGTGCTAGAGG CATTGCATATATAGAGTTCAAGGAAAGGGATGCTTTTATCAGAGCATTAGCATTGCATGGATCTGAATTTAGAGAGGGCATCATGTCTGTGATAGAGGCAAGGCCTAGAGGCGATAGTCAAAATAGCGTTGGCAGTAGCAGATGCTGTGAGAGTGAGAGGATTGGTGGGAGGCATGGTTGGAACAACTTTGGCGGAAGAAGTGGTTTACAGGACTTCAGAGGAAGAAGTGGCATTCGTGAGACTGGTGCTTGGTCTGGAGCTGGTTTTGGGGGGCAGTTGAATGGAAGAGGTGCTTCAAGCCACTCCAGTGGAAGAAGTGTTTGGGGGCACTCCAATGGAAGATATACTACTCGCGGCTCCAACGTAAGAGGTCCTTCATGTGAGTCCAGTGGAAGGGGTGTTTGGGGAGATTCCAATGGAAGAGGTACTTGGGGGAACTCCCGAGTCTTCAATGGCAGAGGTGCTTCGTCCGACACCAGTGGAAGAAGACGTGATTGGGGGGTCTCAAATGGAAGAGGTTGGGGGAACTCCAATGGAAGAGGTGGTTGTGGGAATTCCAGTGGAGGAGGTTCTTGGGCAGACTCCAGTGGTAGAGGTGTTTGGGGCAACTCCAGTGCCATGGGTGCTTCACACAACTCCAGTGGAAGAGGTGCTTGGCGAGACTCCAGTGATAGAGGTGTTTGGAGCAACTCCAGTGGAGGAGGTGCTTGGGGAAACTCCAGTGATAGAGGTGTTTTGGGAAATTCCAATGCCACAGGTGCTTCACGCAGCTCCAGTGAAAGAGGTGTTTGGGGAGACTCTAGTGCAAGAGGAGCATTGCGCGGCTCCAGTGGAAGAGGTTTGTGGTGGGGAGGCTCCAGTGAAAGAGGTGCTTCGCGCGGCTCCAGTGGAAGAGGTTTGTGGGGCGACTCCAGTGACAGAGGTGCTTCGCACGGCTCCAGTGGAAGAGGTTTGTGGGGCGACTCCAGTGAAAGAGGTCCTTCGCGCGGCTCCAGGGGAAGAGGTTTGTGGGGTGGCTCCAGTGAAGGAGGTGCTTCGCGCGGCTCCTGTGGAAGAGGTTTGTGGGGCAGCTCGAATGAAAGAGGTGCTTCTCGTGGCTACAGTGGAAGAGGTGTTTGGGGTAATTCCAGTGAAAGAGGTGGTTGGAGCAACTCCAGAGGAAGAGGTGATTGGGGGGCCTCTAGTGGAAGAAGTGGTGGTTGGAGCAACTCCAGGGGAAGAGGTGTTTGGCCGGAATCGAATGGAAGAGGTATTCTGGGCAGCTTTACTGAAAGTAATGAAGTTGGTGGAAGTGGTGTTTGCATTGGAGGTGGTGGCGGGGGACAAGGGACTCCAACCGATCCAAGTATTGCTTCACCTGAAGCTGCTATAG GAAATAATACGTCACTCAATAATGAAGGCGAGGTCGGGGATAAGATGATAAACTAG
- the LOC125215569 gene encoding nucleolin 1-like isoform X3, translating to MDLSSPEKVRKRAIEAELVSAKKQKLAENVTETIEIQKKVDTYSLADDCCSKPQHCIEGKVSGVDVHIVSVLEEKINVLDEDTVSAEEGHIAAAFEIDEPNYDVDSCFRGETSLCEDVPAAISLSKNDTTDLQKNKEESSKDFVISYENAAFLNGDVTTGNLSSPPPTQDEDMTNQELELDDETSSSDDDLQTPTTPTEQTSGRKTLYVGNLSFSVEQEDLENFFKAAGEVVHIRFAMNSDETFKGYGYVEFASAEAAEKALHELNGKELLRRRVRLDFLKERGSVTRYNGCQGTESFQKGGNAQGRTVFVRGFSKSKCQHEIMKSLEEHFSSCGEVSKVSVPKDQDGCARGIAYIEFKERDAFIRALALHGSEFREGIMSVIEARPRGDSQNSVGSSRCCESERIGGRHGWNNFGGRSGLQDFRGRSGIRETGAWSGAGFGGQLNGRGASSHSSGRSVWGHSNGRYTTRGSNVRGPSCESSGRGVWGDSNGRGTWGNSRVFNGRGASSDTSGRRRDWGVSNGRGWGNSNGRGGCGNSSGGGSWADSSGRGVWGNSSAMGASHNSSGRGAWRDSSDRGVWSNSSGGGAWGNSSDRGVLGNSNATGASRSSSERGVWGDSSARGALRGSSGRGLWWGGSSERGASRGSSGRGLWGDSSDRGASHGSSGRGLWGDSSERGPSRGSRGRGLWGGSSEGGASRGSCGRGLWGSSNERGASRGYSGRGVWGNSSERGGWSNSRGRGDWGASSGRSGGWSNSRGRGVWPESNGRGILGSFTESNEVGGSGVCIGGGGGGQGTPTDPSIASPEAAIGNNTSLNNEGEVGDKMIN from the exons atggatttatctTCTCCGGAAAAAG TACGGAAGAGAGCCATTGAGGCGGAATTGGTGAGTGCTAAGAAGCAGAAGCTAGCGGAAAATGTGACTGAGACCatagaaattcaaaaaaaagtcGATACCTACTCCCTGGCAGATGATTGTTGTTCCAAGCCCCAGCACTGTATCGAG GGTAAAGTATCTGGAGTGGATGTGCACATAGTTTCAGTgttagaagaaaaaattaatgttttggACGAAGACACTGTCTCAGCTGAGGAGGGGCATATAGCTGCTGCCTTTGAGATAGATGAACCAAATTATGACGTTGACTCTTGCTTTCGGGGTGAAACCAGTTTGTGTGAGGATGTCCCTGCAGCTATATCGTTAAGTAAGAATGACACCACAGATCTCCAAAAGAATAAGGAAGAATCAAGTAAGGATTTTGTCATTTCCTACGAAAATGCAGCCTTTCTGAATGGGGATGTTACCACAGGCAACTTATCTTCTCCACCACCGA CTCAGGATGAAGATATGACTAATCAGGAACTGGAATTAGATGATGAAACCAGTAGCTCAGACGATGAT CTCCAGACCCCTACCACTCCCACAGAGCAGACAAGTGGCAGAAAAACTTTGTATGTTGGGAATCTATCCTTCTCCGTTGAGCAAGAGGACCT CGAGAATTTCTTCAAAGCTGCTGGAGAAGTTGTTCATATTCGCTTTGCCATGAACTCCGATGAAACATTTAAAGGCTATGGTTATGTTGAATTTGCTTCTGCAGAAGCAGCAGAAAAG GCTCTTCACGAGTTGAATGGGAAAGAGTTGCTGCGACGTCGTGTAAGACTTGATTTTTTGAAGGAAAGAGGATCGGTTACCCGATACAATGG TTGTCAAGGAACAGAGTCTTTTCAGAAGGGAGGAAATGCTCAGGGGCGAACAGTATTTGTCCGTGGATTTAGTAAATCTAAATGTCAACATGAG ATCATGAAATCTCTGGAAGAGCATTTCAGTTCTTGTGGTGAGGTTTCAAAAGTTTCTGTTCCAAAAGATCAAGATGGTTGTGCTAGAGG CATTGCATATATAGAGTTCAAGGAAAGGGATGCTTTTATCAGAGCATTAGCATTGCATGGATCTGAATTTAGAGAGGGCATCATGTCTGTGATAGAGGCAAGGCCTAGAGGCGATAGTCAAAATAGCGTTGGCAGTAGCAGATGCTGTGAGAGTGAGAGGATTGGTGGGAGGCATGGTTGGAACAACTTTGGCGGAAGAAGTGGTTTACAGGACTTCAGAGGAAGAAGTGGCATTCGTGAGACTGGTGCTTGGTCTGGAGCTGGTTTTGGGGGGCAGTTGAATGGAAGAGGTGCTTCAAGCCACTCCAGTGGAAGAAGTGTTTGGGGGCACTCCAATGGAAGATATACTACTCGCGGCTCCAACGTAAGAGGTCCTTCATGTGAGTCCAGTGGAAGGGGTGTTTGGGGAGATTCCAATGGAAGAGGTACTTGGGGGAACTCCCGAGTCTTCAATGGCAGAGGTGCTTCGTCCGACACCAGTGGAAGAAGACGTGATTGGGGGGTCTCAAATGGAAGAGGTTGGGGGAACTCCAATGGAAGAGGTGGTTGTGGGAATTCCAGTGGAGGAGGTTCTTGGGCAGACTCCAGTGGTAGAGGTGTTTGGGGCAACTCCAGTGCCATGGGTGCTTCACACAACTCCAGTGGAAGAGGTGCTTGGCGAGACTCCAGTGATAGAGGTGTTTGGAGCAACTCCAGTGGAGGAGGTGCTTGGGGAAACTCCAGTGATAGAGGTGTTTTGGGAAATTCCAATGCCACAGGTGCTTCACGCAGCTCCAGTGAAAGAGGTGTTTGGGGAGACTCTAGTGCAAGAGGAGCATTGCGCGGCTCCAGTGGAAGAGGTTTGTGGTGGGGAGGCTCCAGTGAAAGAGGTGCTTCGCGCGGCTCCAGTGGAAGAGGTTTGTGGGGCGACTCCAGTGACAGAGGTGCTTCGCACGGCTCCAGTGGAAGAGGTTTGTGGGGCGACTCCAGTGAAAGAGGTCCTTCGCGCGGCTCCAGGGGAAGAGGTTTGTGGGGTGGCTCCAGTGAAGGAGGTGCTTCGCGCGGCTCCTGTGGAAGAGGTTTGTGGGGCAGCTCGAATGAAAGAGGTGCTTCTCGTGGCTACAGTGGAAGAGGTGTTTGGGGTAATTCCAGTGAAAGAGGTGGTTGGAGCAACTCCAGAGGAAGAGGTGATTGGGGGGCCTCTAGTGGAAGAAGTGGTGGTTGGAGCAACTCCAGGGGAAGAGGTGTTTGGCCGGAATCGAATGGAAGAGGTATTCTGGGCAGCTTTACTGAAAGTAATGAAGTTGGTGGAAGTGGTGTTTGCATTGGAGGTGGTGGCGGGGGACAAGGGACTCCAACCGATCCAAGTATTGCTTCACCTGAAGCTGCTATAG GAAATAATACGTCACTCAATAATGAAGGCGAGGTCGGGGATAAGATGATAAACTAG